The Nitrospira sp. KM1 genome includes a window with the following:
- a CDS encoding HAMP domain-containing protein: protein MAVKTGRAGEARKNGAKDEAVDPKLLLQVLKEVRRGNFDVRLPDDWPGIGGKIADELNGIIETNGKIVEEFHRVSQAVGKKGKLSERASLPAATGGWKVNIESVNGLINDLVRPTTEMARVIGAVAKGDLTQTVSLEAEGYPLRGEFLTASKTVNEMVRQLDAFAAEVTRVAREVGTEGKLGGQAVVPGVAGTWKDLTDNVNSMASNLTNQVRNIAEVTIAVANGDLSKKITADVRGEILQLKEAMNTMVDQLRSFGAEVTRVAREVGSEGKLGGQAVVPGVAGTWKDLTDSVNAMAGNLTGQVRNIAEVTIAVASGDLSKKITADVRGEILQLKDTINTMVDQLRSFAAEVTRVAREVGSEGKLGGQAVVPGVAGTWKDLTDNVNSMAGNLTGQVRNIAEVTTAVANGDLSKKITADVRGEILQLKEAINTMVDQLRSFAAEVTRVAREVGTEGKLGGQAVVPGVAGTWKDLTDNVNSMASNLTGQVRNIADVTIAVANGDLSKKITVDVHGEILQLKEAINTMVDQLRSFAAEVTRVAREVGTEGKLGGQAQVRDVSGVWKDLTDSVNSMASNLTGQVRNIAEVTIAVANGDLSKKITADVRGEILQLKEAINTMVEQLRGFAAEVTRVAREVGTEGKLGGQAVVPGVAGTWKDLTDNVNSMASNLTNQVRNIADVTTAVANGDLSKKITADVRGEILQLKDTINTMVDQLRSFAAEVTRVAREVGTEGKLGGQAQVRDVSGVWKDLTESVNLMAGNLTAQVRNIADVTTAVANGDLSKKITADVRGEIFQLKEAINTMVDQLRSFAAEVTRVAREVGTEGKLGGQAQVRDVSGVWKDLTESVNLMAGNLTAQVRNIADVTIAVANGDLSKKITVDVRGEILQLKEAINTMVDQLNAFAAEVTRVALEVGTEGKLGGQAGVPGVAGTWKDLTDSVNAMASNLTGQVRNIAEVTVAVANGDLSKKITVDVHGEILQLKDTINTMVDQLRSFAAEVTRVAREVGTEGKLGGQAQVRDVSGVWKDLTESVNLMAVNLTAQVRNIADVTIAVANGDLSKKITADVRGEILQLKDTINTMVDQLRSFAAEVTRVAREVGTEGKLGGQAVVPGVAGTWKDLTDNVNSMASNLTGQVRNIADVTTAVATGDLSKKITVDVRGEILQLKDTFNTMLDQLNAFAAEVTRVAREVGTEGKLGGQAGVPGVAGTWKDLTDSVNSMASNLTGQVRNIADVTIAVASGDLSKKITADARGEILQLKEAINTMVDQLRSFASEVTRVAREVGTEGKLGGQAVVPDVAGTWKDLTDNVNAMASNLTVQLRDMSKVATAIANGDLTRKVTVDVRGEILQIKDVINRMVDQLGGFGSEVTRVAREVGTEGKLGGQAVVPGVGGTWKDLTESVNLLAANLTTQVRAIAEVATAVTQGDLTRSIQVQARGEVAELKDNINVMIRTLRATTDQNTEQDWLKTNLAKFTRMMQGQRDLMTVAKLLLSELTQLVNAQYGTVYQMDVDETGPYLKLLAGYACGREVLKQSELAIGTGLIGQCAIEKRNFHLREIPGDYIRIASGLGEASPRNLVVFPVLFEGQVKAVIELASLGEFTPTHLTFLAQLTETIGVVVNTIEATMRTEGLLQKSQKLASELQIQQGELQQTNDELASKAKQLAEQNAEVERKNREIEQARHALEEKAGELALASKYKSEFLANMSHELRTPLNSILILAQQLGDNAAGNLSVKQVEFSKNIHAAGADLLNLISDILDLSKIESGTVTVEPEQVSFMKVREAVERSFRHVAESRQLVFNVEIHPQLPRGMVTDFKRLQQVLKNLLSNAFKFTSQGHVSFRIRRAVTGWSLDHQLLSNVPSVIAFEVQDTGIGIPQEKQRIIFEAFQQAEAGTSRRYGGTGLGLAISRELAMLLGGEIRLSSSIGEGSTFTLYLPEAYMGASLAMTRELKTAHEPMPLLVQQADRLEDIPDDRETLVPGEPTVLIVEDDPHYARVLLGMAREKGFKGVVTAHGRLALSLAHQYNPVAITLDIFLPDMLGWTVLSHLKQDPETRHIPVQILTVEEERIHGLGHGAYAYALKPYTTDELSVAFDRLLNYSQTKRRQLLLVEDNEIERQSLSELLAHQDVEITMAGDGSEAWEAMTGKPFDCIVLDLRLPDMSGFEILERMRKNPALMNLPVIVFTGKELGDAEEGRLRELSQSIVVKGVQSPERLLDEASLFLHLLISQLPQEKQRMLDQVRRSDDALVGKKILVVDDDIRNIFALTSLLESHHMEVVSCETGREAIERVEQDQDLDMVLMDIMMPEMDGYETMRTIRTNPRHHTLPILALTAKAMKGDRERCLQAGASDYIAKPVNTEELLALLRIWLFGKKRTVKR, encoded by the coding sequence ATGGCCGTAAAAACTGGTCGGGCGGGCGAGGCTAGAAAGAATGGCGCGAAGGATGAGGCTGTGGACCCGAAATTGTTGCTGCAGGTGCTCAAGGAGGTCCGGCGCGGCAATTTCGATGTGCGCCTCCCGGATGATTGGCCCGGCATCGGCGGCAAAATTGCCGACGAACTCAACGGCATCATCGAGACCAACGGCAAGATCGTCGAAGAGTTTCATCGGGTCAGCCAGGCTGTCGGGAAGAAGGGAAAATTATCAGAGCGGGCGTCGTTACCCGCGGCCACAGGAGGGTGGAAGGTCAATATCGAATCGGTGAACGGCTTGATTAATGACCTCGTGCGACCCACCACCGAGATGGCTCGTGTGATCGGAGCTGTGGCGAAAGGCGATCTCACTCAAACGGTATCACTGGAAGCCGAAGGCTATCCCCTCAGAGGCGAGTTTCTCACTGCGTCCAAGACCGTGAACGAAATGGTCCGGCAGCTCGATGCCTTCGCGGCCGAGGTGACGCGGGTCGCGCGCGAAGTCGGCACGGAAGGCAAGCTGGGCGGACAGGCCGTCGTGCCGGGGGTGGCGGGAACGTGGAAGGATCTCACCGACAACGTCAACTCCATGGCCAGCAATTTGACCAACCAGGTGCGGAACATCGCCGAAGTGACGATCGCCGTGGCCAACGGCGACTTGTCGAAGAAGATCACGGCCGACGTGCGCGGCGAAATTTTACAGTTGAAAGAAGCGATGAATACGATGGTGGACCAACTCCGAAGTTTCGGAGCTGAAGTGACGCGCGTCGCGCGCGAAGTGGGCTCGGAAGGCAAGCTGGGCGGACAGGCCGTCGTGCCGGGCGTGGCGGGAACGTGGAAGGACCTCACCGACAGCGTCAATGCCATGGCCGGCAACTTGACGGGGCAGGTTCGAAACATCGCCGAAGTGACGATCGCCGTGGCCAGCGGCGACTTGTCGAAGAAGATCACGGCCGACGTGCGCGGCGAGATTCTCCAACTCAAGGATACGATCAACACGATGGTGGACCAGCTGCGCAGTTTTGCGGCGGAGGTGACGCGGGTGGCGCGCGAAGTCGGCTCGGAAGGCAAGCTGGGCGGACAGGCCGTCGTGCCGGGGGTGGCGGGAACGTGGAAGGATCTCACCGACAACGTCAATTCCATGGCCGGTAACCTGACCGGGCAGGTCCGCAACATTGCCGAAGTAACGACCGCCGTGGCCAACGGCGATTTGTCGAAGAAGATCACCGCGGACGTACGGGGCGAAATTCTTCAGCTCAAAGAAGCCATCAACACGATGGTGGACCAGCTGCGCAGTTTTGCGGCGGAGGTGACGCGGGTCGCGCGCGAAGTGGGCACGGAAGGCAAGCTGGGCGGGCAGGCCGTCGTGCCGGGGGTGGCCGGAACATGGAAAGACCTCACCGACAATGTCAACTCGATGGCGAGCAACCTGACCGGTCAGGTCCGGAACATCGCGGACGTGACGATCGCCGTGGCCAACGGCGACTTGTCGAAGAAGATCACGGTAGACGTGCACGGTGAGATTCTTCAGCTCAAGGAAGCCATCAATACGATGGTGGATCAGCTGCGCAGCTTTGCCGCCGAGGTGACGCGCGTCGCACGGGAAGTCGGCACGGAAGGGAAGCTGGGCGGGCAGGCGCAGGTGCGGGACGTGAGCGGCGTGTGGAAGGACCTCACCGACAGCGTCAATTCGATGGCGAGCAACCTGACCGGTCAGGTTCGGAACATCGCCGAAGTGACGATCGCCGTGGCCAACGGCGATTTGTCGAAGAAGATCACCGCGGACGTACGGGGCGAAATTCTTCAGCTCAAAGAAGCCATCAACACCATGGTGGAACAGCTCCGTGGTTTTGCCGCGGAGGTGACCCGGGTGGCCCGCGAAGTGGGCACGGAAGGCAAGCTCGGCGGGCAGGCCGTCGTGCCGGGGGTGGCCGGAACGTGGAAAGACCTCACTGACAACGTCAATTCGATGGCGAGCAACCTGACCAATCAGGTGCGCAACATCGCGGATGTGACCACTGCCGTGGCGAACGGGGATTTGTCGAAGAAGATCACCGCGGACGTGCGCGGTGAGATCCTTCAGCTCAAGGACACGATCAACACGATGGTGGACCAGCTGCGCAGTTTCGCGGCCGAGGTGACGCGGGTCGCGCGCGAAGTCGGCACGGAAGGGAAGCTGGGCGGGCAGGCGCAGGTGCGGGACGTGAGCGGCGTGTGGAAGGACCTCACCGAGAGCGTGAATTTGATGGCCGGGAACCTCACGGCCCAGGTCCGGAACATTGCCGACGTGACGACCGCCGTGGCCAATGGCGATTTATCGAAGAAGATCACCGCGGACGTGCGCGGTGAGATTTTCCAGTTGAAGGAAGCGATCAACACGATGGTGGACCAGCTGCGCAGTTTCGCGGCCGAGGTGACGCGGGTGGCGCGCGAAGTGGGCACGGAAGGGAAACTCGGCGGGCAGGCGCAGGTGCGGGACGTGAGCGGCGTGTGGAAGGACCTCACCGAGAGCGTGAATTTGATGGCCGGGAACCTCACGGCCCAGGTCCGGAACATTGCAGACGTGACGATCGCCGTGGCGAATGGGGATTTGTCGAAGAAGATCACGGTGGACGTGCGCGGTGAGATCCTCCAGTTGAAGGAGGCGATCAACACGATGGTCGACCAGCTCAATGCGTTTGCCGCCGAGGTGACGCGGGTGGCGTTGGAGGTGGGCACCGAAGGGAAACTCGGCGGTCAGGCGGGTGTGCCGGGGGTGGCCGGGACGTGGAAGGACCTCACCGACAGCGTCAACGCGATGGCGAGCAATCTGACCGGCCAGGTGCGCAACATCGCCGAAGTGACGGTGGCCGTGGCGAACGGGGATTTGTCGAAGAAGATCACCGTGGACGTGCACGGCGAGATTCTCCAGCTCAAGGACACGATCAATACGATGGTGGATCAGCTCCGCAGCTTTGCCGCCGAGGTGACGCGGGTGGCGCGCGAAGTCGGCACGGAAGGGAAGCTGGGCGGTCAGGCGCAGGTGCGGGACGTGAGCGGCGTGTGGAAGGACCTCACCGAGAGCGTGAATTTGATGGCCGTCAACCTGACGGCACAGGTCCGGAACATTGCGGACGTCACGATCGCCGTGGCGAACGGGGATTTGTCGAAGAAGATCACGGCGGACGTGCGCGGTGAGATTCTCCAGCTCAAGGACACGATCAACACGATGGTGGACCAGCTGCGCAGTTTCGCCGCCGAGGTGACGCGGGTGGCGCGCGAAGTGGGCACGGAAGGGAAGTTGGGCGGCCAGGCGGTCGTGCCGGGCGTGGCGGGAACCTGGAAGGATCTCACCGACAACGTGAATTCCATGGCGAGCAATCTGACCGGCCAGGTGCGCAACATCGCCGACGTGACCACGGCCGTCGCGACCGGCGACCTGTCGAAGAAGATCACCGTAGACGTGCGCGGTGAGATTCTCCAGCTCAAGGACACGTTCAATACGATGCTCGACCAATTGAACGCGTTTGCGGCCGAGGTGACGCGGGTGGCGCGCGAAGTGGGTACAGAAGGGAAGTTGGGCGGCCAGGCGGGCGTGCCGGGCGTGGCGGGAACCTGGAAGGACCTCACCGACAGCGTGAATTCCATGGCGAGCAACCTGACCGGCCAGGTGCGCAACATCGCCGATGTGACGATTGCGGTGGCCAGCGGCGATCTGTCGAAAAAGATTACGGCCGACGCACGCGGAGAGATCCTCCAGTTGAAGGAAGCGATCAACACGATGGTGGACCAGCTGCGCAGCTTCGCGTCCGAGGTGACGCGCGTCGCGCGCGAGGTCGGCACGGAAGGGAAGCTCGGCGGCCAGGCCGTCGTGCCGGACGTCGCCGGGACGTGGAAGGACCTCACCGACAACGTCAACGCCATGGCGAGCAATCTCACGGTCCAGCTTCGCGATATGTCGAAGGTGGCCACGGCGATTGCGAACGGCGATCTGACCCGGAAAGTCACGGTGGACGTTCGCGGAGAAATTCTGCAGATCAAGGACGTCATCAACCGGATGGTGGATCAGCTCGGAGGATTCGGCTCCGAGGTGACGCGTGTGGCGCGCGAAGTCGGCACGGAAGGCAAGCTGGGCGGCCAGGCCGTGGTGCCGGGAGTCGGCGGAACGTGGAAAGACCTGACCGAGAGCGTCAACCTGCTCGCGGCGAATCTGACCACGCAGGTTCGCGCGATTGCGGAGGTCGCGACGGCGGTGACGCAGGGAGACCTCACCCGTTCCATTCAGGTGCAGGCCCGCGGCGAGGTGGCCGAGCTCAAAGACAATATCAACGTCATGATCCGAACCCTGCGCGCGACGACCGATCAGAATACCGAGCAGGACTGGTTGAAAACCAACCTCGCGAAATTCACGCGCATGATGCAGGGACAACGTGACCTGATGACCGTGGCCAAACTGTTGCTGTCCGAATTGACGCAGCTCGTCAACGCGCAGTATGGCACCGTGTATCAAATGGATGTGGATGAGACCGGTCCGTATCTCAAGCTGCTCGCAGGCTATGCGTGCGGCCGCGAGGTCTTGAAACAGTCCGAGTTGGCGATCGGGACCGGATTGATCGGGCAATGCGCGATTGAGAAGCGCAATTTTCATTTGCGGGAAATTCCTGGGGACTACATCCGAATCGCCTCGGGGCTCGGCGAGGCCAGCCCGCGAAATCTCGTGGTGTTCCCCGTCCTGTTCGAGGGCCAGGTCAAGGCGGTCATCGAGCTGGCGTCATTGGGCGAGTTCACGCCGACCCATCTGACGTTTCTTGCGCAGCTGACGGAGACGATCGGCGTGGTGGTCAACACCATCGAAGCGACGATGCGGACCGAAGGCCTGTTGCAGAAATCCCAAAAGCTGGCCAGCGAACTCCAGATTCAACAAGGCGAATTGCAGCAAACCAACGATGAGTTGGCCAGCAAAGCGAAGCAGTTGGCGGAACAGAACGCGGAGGTAGAACGCAAGAACCGGGAAATTGAGCAGGCGCGTCATGCATTGGAGGAAAAAGCGGGAGAGCTGGCCCTGGCATCCAAATATAAATCGGAATTCCTGGCCAACATGTCACACGAGCTGCGCACGCCGCTGAACAGCATTCTGATTCTTGCACAGCAACTCGGGGACAATGCGGCGGGCAATCTGTCCGTCAAACAGGTGGAATTTTCCAAAAACATCCATGCGGCAGGCGCCGATCTGCTGAACCTGATCAGCGACATCCTGGACCTGTCGAAGATCGAATCCGGCACGGTCACGGTGGAGCCGGAGCAGGTGTCCTTCATGAAGGTGCGTGAGGCCGTGGAACGGAGTTTCCGCCACGTGGCCGAGTCCCGGCAGCTGGTGTTCAACGTCGAGATTCATCCGCAGTTGCCGCGCGGAATGGTGACCGATTTCAAGCGGCTCCAGCAGGTCCTGAAAAATCTGCTTTCCAACGCGTTCAAGTTCACGTCGCAAGGTCATGTGTCCTTCCGCATCAGGCGGGCGGTGACCGGGTGGAGCCTCGATCATCAGTTGCTGTCGAACGTTCCCAGCGTGATTGCGTTCGAGGTTCAGGACACCGGCATCGGCATTCCTCAGGAAAAGCAACGTATCATCTTCGAAGCGTTCCAGCAGGCTGAAGCGGGCACGAGCCGCCGGTACGGAGGAACGGGTCTGGGGCTGGCGATCAGCCGTGAGCTCGCGATGTTGTTGGGCGGCGAAATTCGCTTGTCCAGCTCCATCGGAGAAGGCAGCACCTTCACGCTGTATCTGCCCGAAGCCTACATGGGCGCATCGCTGGCCATGACACGGGAGCTGAAGACCGCGCATGAACCCATGCCGCTGTTGGTGCAGCAGGCCGACCGTTTGGAGGACATTCCGGACGACCGCGAAACGCTGGTACCGGGCGAACCGACGGTGTTGATCGTCGAGGACGATCCGCATTATGCCCGCGTGCTGTTGGGCATGGCGCGGGAGAAAGGATTCAAAGGGGTTGTCACGGCGCATGGCCGCCTCGCGCTTTCGCTGGCGCATCAATACAATCCCGTGGCCATCACCCTCGACATCTTTCTTCCCGACATGCTGGGTTGGACCGTCTTGAGTCACCTGAAGCAGGATCCTGAAACACGCCATATACCCGTGCAGATCTTGACCGTGGAGGAAGAGCGCATTCACGGCCTCGGACACGGCGCGTATGCCTATGCGCTGAAGCCCTACACGACGGACGAGTTGAGCGTCGCGTTCGACCGGTTGTTGAACTACAGTCAGACCAAACGCAGACAATTGCTGCTGGTCGAGGATAACGAGATCGAACGCCAGAGCTTGAGCGAGTTGTTGGCGCATCAGGATGTCGAGATCACCATGGCCGGCGACGGCTCCGAAGCCTGGGAAGCCATGACCGGCAAGCCGTTCGATTGCATCGTGCTGGACCTCAGACTGCCAGACATGTCAGGGTTCGAGATCCTCGAACGGATGCGTAAGAACCCCGCGCTCATGAATCTGCCGGTGATCGTGTTTACCGGAAAGGAGCTGGGCGATGCGGAGGAGGGGCGACTGCGCGAATTGTCGCAGAGCATCGTGGTCAAAGGCGTGCAGTCGCCGGAGCGTCTGCTCGATGAAGCCTCGCTGTTCCTGCATCTCTTGATTTCGCAACTGCCCCAGGAGAAGCAGCGCATGCTGGACCAGGTACGACGCAGCGACGACGCGCTGGTCGGGAAAAAGATCCTGGTCGTGGATGACGATATCCGGAACATCTTTGCCCTGACGAGCCTCCTGGAGAGCCACCACATGGAAGTCGTCAGTTGCGAGACCGGACGCGAGGCGATCGAGCGGGTGGAACAGGATCAGGATCTGGACATGGTCTTGATGGACATCATGATGCCGGAAATGGACGGCTACGAAACGATGCGTACCATCCGGACCAATCCGCGCCATCATACACTGCCAATTCTGGCCCTGACAGCCAAGGCCATGAAGGGTGACCGGGAACGCTGTCTTCAGGCGGGCGCCTCCGATTACATTGCCAAGCCGGTCAACACCGAGGAGTTGCTGGCGTTACTGCGCATTTGGCTGTTTGGAAAAAAGCGGACGGTGAAGCGATGA
- a CDS encoding intradiol ring-cleavage dioxygenase produces MTFDDDPTGRMLSRRDVVCLLGSGAAWMLAINMAPRWVKTAVATDLCVVRPEQTEGPYFVDERLNRSDIRSDPSDGQSRPGAPLALTILLSRLTDGTCRPLTGAQVDIWQCDASGVYSDVRDPGFKTIGKKFLRGYQITDQLGEARFLTIYPGWYRGRTAHIHVKVRTAPRNGRSFEFTSQIYFDDAYTDRVHADGPYAARGKRTERNEDDGIFRRGGDRLILTPTPIDGGSHAGTFAISLALP; encoded by the coding sequence ATGACCTTTGATGACGATCCGACCGGCCGTATGCTTTCCCGCCGCGACGTCGTTTGCCTGCTTGGAAGCGGCGCAGCCTGGATGCTGGCCATCAATATGGCGCCACGATGGGTGAAAACCGCTGTTGCCACCGACCTCTGCGTGGTCAGACCGGAGCAGACTGAGGGTCCCTACTTTGTCGATGAGCGTTTGAACCGATCCGATATTCGCTCCGATCCATCAGACGGACAGAGCAGGCCCGGTGCTCCGCTCGCGTTGACGATTCTGCTCTCGCGCCTCACGGATGGAACATGCCGGCCGTTGACCGGCGCACAGGTGGATATCTGGCAATGTGACGCGAGCGGGGTGTATTCGGACGTGCGCGATCCCGGATTCAAGACGATCGGGAAAAAGTTCTTACGCGGCTACCAGATAACCGACCAACTTGGAGAGGCCAGATTCCTGACCATATACCCAGGCTGGTACCGAGGCAGGACCGCCCATATCCATGTGAAAGTCCGTACCGCTCCCAGGAATGGCCGCAGCTTCGAGTTCACCTCGCAGATCTATTTCGACGACGCCTATACGGACCGCGTCCATGCAGATGGTCCGTATGCCGCGAGAGGGAAACGTACTGAACGCAATGAGGATGACGGCATTTTCCGCCGTGGTGGAGATCGCCTCATCCTCACTCCGACACCGATCGATGGCGGCAGTCATGCCGGTACGTTTGCGATCAGTCTGGCGTTGCCTTGA
- a CDS encoding alpha/beta fold hydrolase translates to MTSRQHGKPLLVLIHGFISDHRCWDTLCQLFFADSRISDRFDIECYEYPTSLVGRGTEDSHPILRQVAGRLIDFLSQPRFAGRQLVLVGHSQGGLVIQAYFVLLLETGQARQLSRIRQAIFIATPNLGSIFLDRTRRLMDRVLRFIGGSFLHPQERLLRALQPQIMEIQKLLLERIVSAATHSDQSFPVPLQCFYGSEDKVVLDVSAQSFFSPDVCTALLAGHMDIIKPPDRSDERYIKLVDALLHPIGHANVVEIERYDTRLRVEPFDGREGVEVSHGTTSRKVYTDNRAILSRSMVISKKNRCWNHCDMSYLTNPEGFVRPIPPELLEQVERKERTRYENNGREFNYVFSPVSGRTYDVTIEILRGFEAGDRRIHFHLGTSCYHQVVTYSLDLTAYLAAGYRISRTPRLYIEEGETHRCEQIWATPPLEAVPSGQEGFWQWELRDLRQGAIGLAWDIAVEPV, encoded by the coding sequence ATGACTAGCCGTCAACACGGGAAACCGCTACTCGTCCTCATCCACGGTTTCATCAGCGACCACCGCTGCTGGGACACCTTGTGTCAACTCTTCTTTGCGGATTCGAGAATATCGGATCGGTTCGACATCGAATGCTATGAATACCCGACCTCGCTGGTGGGAAGAGGAACCGAGGATTCCCACCCGATTCTCAGGCAGGTGGCGGGTCGTTTGATCGATTTCCTGTCTCAGCCGCGCTTCGCGGGACGGCAACTCGTGCTGGTGGGCCACAGCCAGGGAGGATTAGTCATCCAGGCGTATTTCGTCCTCTTGTTGGAAACCGGTCAGGCACGCCAACTTTCACGCATCCGGCAAGCCATTTTCATCGCAACGCCCAATCTGGGCTCGATCTTTCTTGACCGAACCAGGAGATTGATGGACCGGGTCCTGAGATTCATCGGCGGATCCTTCCTGCATCCTCAGGAACGACTGTTACGAGCCCTGCAGCCGCAGATCATGGAAATCCAGAAGCTTCTGCTGGAAAGGATTGTGTCCGCGGCAACCCACTCCGACCAATCGTTTCCGGTCCCGCTGCAGTGCTTTTACGGCTCCGAAGACAAAGTGGTGCTGGATGTGTCGGCCCAAAGCTTTTTCTCTCCGGACGTCTGCACCGCGCTGCTCGCGGGACACATGGATATCATCAAACCGCCGGATCGATCGGACGAGCGGTACATCAAATTGGTCGACGCCCTTCTCCACCCGATCGGACATGCGAACGTCGTCGAAATCGAGCGCTATGACACGCGTCTGCGGGTCGAACCGTTTGACGGGCGCGAAGGCGTGGAGGTATCGCACGGCACGACAAGCCGGAAGGTCTATACCGACAATCGGGCAATCTTGTCGCGGAGCATGGTGATCTCGAAAAAGAACCGGTGCTGGAATCACTGCGATATGTCCTACCTGACGAATCCCGAGGGGTTCGTCCGTCCGATTCCCCCCGAACTGCTGGAGCAGGTCGAGCGGAAGGAGCGCACCCGCTATGAAAACAACGGCCGGGAATTCAATTACGTCTTCTCTCCGGTCTCGGGGCGCACATACGACGTGACTATCGAGATTCTGCGCGGTTTCGAAGCAGGCGACCGGCGCATTCATTTTCATCTCGGAACATCGTGCTACCATCAGGTGGTGACCTACAGCCTCGACCTCACGGCTTACCTGGCGGCGGGATATCGGATCAGCCGCACGCCACGGTTATATATCGAAGAAGGAGAGACACACCGTTGCGAGCAGATCTGGGCTACTCCTCCGCTCGAAGCCGTTCCTTCCGGTCAGGAAGGTTTCTGGCAGTGGGAACTGCGTGATCTGCGGCAGGGAGCGATCGGACTGGCATGGGACATCGCCGTTGAGCCAGTATGA
- a CDS encoding lipocalin family protein, with product MRPWLGIHGTILGAALYACSSIPAQDTLPTATAVDLTRYAGTWYEIARLPLWFQRHCLDSKAVYSIRTDGKVDVHNECFTDEGRTDEANGVATVVDPKTNAKLRVVFDNWFARAFGASRDGNYWIIELDAEYRFAMVGTPDRRHLWILSRSPSLAEVTYAKLVERAATLGFPISDLIRDTRPSLHEEQGRSCCSPFTDARLFVKQRATERTVLPRNHRLFDIHRLVLSPR from the coding sequence ATGAGGCCGTGGCTAGGAATTCATGGCACGATCCTAGGAGCTGCATTGTATGCGTGCTCGTCCATTCCAGCCCAGGATACTCTTCCCACCGCGACGGCAGTGGATTTAACCCGGTATGCCGGGACCTGGTACGAGATTGCTCGATTACCGCTCTGGTTTCAGCGGCATTGCCTCGACTCCAAGGCCGTGTATTCGATCCGCACCGACGGGAAGGTGGATGTTCACAACGAATGTTTCACCGACGAGGGTAGGACCGACGAGGCCAACGGCGTGGCAACAGTGGTCGATCCAAAAACCAACGCCAAACTCAGAGTGGTATTCGACAACTGGTTTGCGCGGGCATTTGGAGCATCCCGGGACGGCAACTATTGGATTATTGAGCTGGACGCCGAGTATCGCTTCGCCATGGTGGGCACGCCGGACCGACGCCATCTCTGGATTCTTTCCCGTTCGCCAAGCCTCGCCGAAGTCACGTACGCCAAACTGGTGGAACGGGCTGCGACACTCGGATTTCCAATTTCCGATCTGATACGCGATACTCGACCATCCCTTCATGAAGAACAAGGACGTTCATGCTGCTCGCCGTTCACCGACGCACGGCTCTTCGTCAAACAGCGAGCAACTGAGCGGACCGTTCTTCCTCGCAATCACCGCCTTTTTGACATCCATCGTCTCGTACTATCGCCTCGATGA